In a single window of the Coleofasciculus sp. FACHB-T130 genome:
- the psbV2 gene encoding photosystem II cytochrome PsbV2 has product MLRQLFSLRRLFLILGICWGVWMVSLPAQAATSYVRQYLRVTEPISLDLDGQGQTRQFSVEDFSAGKQLFEQHCLNCHVGGATLPNPAVSLSLKDLTGATPPRDTINSIVAFLRQPMTYDGSEESFWCRQVPESWMPRQEVETIAAFVLRAAQVAPGWGTNDF; this is encoded by the coding sequence ATGCTGCGTCAACTCTTCTCACTTCGCCGTTTATTTTTGATTTTAGGCATTTGCTGGGGTGTCTGGATGGTCAGTCTACCGGCGCAAGCCGCAACCTCTTACGTTCGGCAGTACCTGCGAGTTACCGAACCCATTTCCCTAGACTTAGATGGGCAAGGTCAGACTCGCCAGTTCTCTGTGGAAGATTTCTCGGCAGGAAAGCAGTTATTTGAACAACACTGTCTAAATTGTCATGTCGGCGGCGCTACCCTGCCAAATCCAGCCGTATCTTTGTCCCTGAAGGACTTGACTGGTGCCACTCCACCCCGCGACACCATCAACAGCATCGTGGCTTTCCTTCGACAGCCGATGACCTACGACGGGAGCGAAGAAAGCTTTTGGTGTCGTCAAGTACCGGAAAGTTGGATGCCGCGACAGGAGGTAGAAACGATAGCAGCCTTTGTTCTAAGAGCCGCGCAGGTAGCACCGGGATGGGGTACAAATGATTTCTGA
- the accD gene encoding acetyl-CoA carboxylase, carboxyltransferase subunit beta, translating into MSLFDWFANRRKSEPISEQRQEREIADGLWTKCEACSVLAYTKDLRSNNMVCLECNHHNRVFSDERIRQLIDANTWMPLDEQVFPTDPLKFRDRKQYCDRLRETQDKTGLVDAVQTGMGQLENLPVALGVMDFRFMGGSMGSVVGEKITRLIERATWERKPVVVVCASGGARMQEGMLSLMQMAKISGALERHQEARLLYIPVLTHPTTGGVTASFAMLGDIILAEPKATIGFAGRRVIEQTLREKLPDDFQTSEYLLQHGFVDAIVPRTQLKKTLAQLIRLHQFLPPAPPPVPLSETIDSERPVSRLIPSN; encoded by the coding sequence ATGTCTCTATTTGATTGGTTTGCAAATCGACGAAAATCAGAGCCAATTAGTGAACAGCGGCAAGAGCGTGAGATTGCGGATGGGCTGTGGACAAAGTGCGAGGCATGTAGTGTCCTTGCTTATACCAAAGACCTCCGCTCAAACAATATGGTTTGCCTGGAGTGCAACCATCACAACCGGGTGTTCAGCGATGAACGCATCCGCCAGCTGATCGATGCCAATACCTGGATGCCGTTGGATGAACAGGTGTTTCCCACCGATCCGTTGAAGTTCCGCGATCGCAAACAATATTGCGATCGCTTGCGAGAAACTCAAGACAAAACTGGCTTGGTGGACGCCGTGCAGACAGGAATGGGGCAATTGGAAAACTTGCCTGTCGCCCTCGGTGTCATGGACTTCCGCTTCATGGGCGGTAGCATGGGTTCTGTCGTTGGAGAAAAAATTACCCGCCTGATTGAACGAGCTACCTGGGAAAGAAAGCCGGTCGTGGTTGTCTGTGCCTCCGGCGGTGCCAGGATGCAGGAGGGAATGCTAAGTCTGATGCAAATGGCGAAAATCTCCGGAGCCTTGGAGCGTCATCAAGAAGCCAGACTGCTGTATATTCCGGTTCTTACTCACCCTACAACGGGAGGCGTCACGGCTTCTTTTGCCATGTTGGGAGACATCATTCTCGCAGAGCCAAAAGCCACAATTGGCTTTGCAGGGCGTCGCGTGATCGAACAAACCTTGCGAGAAAAGCTCCCCGATGATTTTCAAACTTCTGAGTATTTGCTCCAGCACGGTTTTGTAGATGCTATTGTGCCCCGCACTCAGTTAAAGAAAACTCTAGCCCAACTCATTCGGCTACACCAATTTCTCCCCCCTGCACCGCCCCCCGTTCCCCTGTCAGAAACGATCGACTCCGAGCGTCCAGTTTCTAGATTGATCCCAAGCAACTAG
- the petJ gene encoding cytochrome c6 PetJ has translation MRKLLSVLLLTIALLTVALTRPANAADTVSGAKIFSANCAACHVGGGNVIMANKTLKKDALDKYGMYSMDAIVNQVMNGKNAMPAFKGRLNKQQIEDVAAYVMEKAAQGW, from the coding sequence TTGAGGAAACTGTTATCGGTTTTACTGTTGACGATTGCTCTGTTGACAGTTGCCTTGACTCGCCCAGCCAATGCAGCTGATACAGTCAGTGGTGCTAAAATTTTCAGCGCTAACTGCGCTGCTTGCCATGTGGGCGGCGGTAACGTGATTATGGCTAATAAAACTTTAAAGAAGGATGCCCTAGACAAGTATGGGATGTATTCGATGGATGCCATTGTCAACCAGGTAATGAATGGTAAAAATGCTATGCCAGCCTTCAAAGGACGTCTGAATAAACAACAAATTGAGGATGTTGCTGCCTATGTCATGGAAAAGGCTGCACAGGGCTGGTAG
- the leuB gene encoding 3-isopropylmalate dehydrogenase, whose product MTQQNYRITLLPGDGIGPEIMAVAVDVLKLVGKQFEIQFEFQEALVGGAAIDATGEPLPAQTLETCRNSDAVLLAAIGGYKWDNLPRHQRPETGLLGLRAGLGLFANLRPAKILPQLVDASSLKREVVEGVDIMVVRELTGGIYFGEPRGVFATETGEKRGVNTMAYTESEIDRIGRVAFETAQKRSGKLCSVDKSNVLEVSQLWRDRITALSKEYPDVELSHLYVDAAAMQLLRWPKQFDTIVTGNLFGDILSDAAAMLTGSIGMLPSASLGASGPGVFEPVHGSAPDIAGQDKANPLAQVLSAAMMLRYALDQPAAADRIEQAVMQVLDEGDRTGDIMSEGMNLLGCSAMGNALTQALWAMH is encoded by the coding sequence ATGACACAGCAGAACTACCGTATTACCCTACTTCCCGGCGATGGCATTGGCCCTGAAATTATGGCAGTAGCGGTAGACGTGTTGAAACTTGTCGGGAAACAATTTGAGATTCAGTTTGAATTTCAAGAAGCCCTTGTGGGGGGTGCGGCGATTGACGCTACGGGAGAACCGCTACCCGCCCAAACGTTGGAAACATGCCGCAATAGCGATGCTGTTTTACTCGCTGCTATTGGCGGTTATAAGTGGGATAACCTCCCTCGCCATCAACGCCCGGAAACGGGTTTACTAGGACTCAGGGCTGGTCTTGGCTTATTCGCCAATTTGCGTCCCGCCAAAATATTACCCCAGTTAGTGGATGCTTCGTCCTTGAAACGGGAAGTGGTCGAGGGCGTTGATATCATGGTGGTGCGCGAATTGACTGGTGGTATCTACTTTGGGGAACCGAGAGGAGTTTTTGCTACGGAAACAGGCGAGAAGCGCGGCGTCAATACAATGGCTTATACGGAATCAGAGATTGACCGGATTGGGCGAGTAGCCTTTGAGACAGCGCAAAAACGTAGTGGAAAGCTATGTTCGGTGGATAAATCAAATGTGCTGGAAGTATCGCAGTTGTGGCGCGATCGCATAACTGCGCTCTCGAAAGAATATCCAGATGTGGAATTGTCTCACCTCTATGTAGACGCCGCTGCTATGCAACTTCTTCGCTGGCCTAAACAATTCGACACAATTGTGACAGGTAATCTATTTGGTGATATCCTGTCTGATGCTGCCGCTATGCTTACCGGCAGTATTGGAATGTTACCTTCTGCCAGTTTAGGTGCATCTGGTCCTGGTGTCTTTGAACCCGTCCACGGTTCTGCCCCCGATATCGCTGGGCAGGATAAAGCAAATCCGCTGGCGCAGGTTCTGAGTGCAGCGATGATGCTGCGCTACGCCTTAGACCAGCCTGCTGCTGCCGACAGAATCGAGCAAGCGGTGATGCAAGTTCTGGATGAGGGCGATCGCACGGGTGACATCATGTCTGAGGGGATGAATCTTTTAGGGTGCAGTGCAATGGGCAATGCATTAACCCAAGCCCTATGGGCAATGCATTAA
- a CDS encoding translation initiation factor IF-2 N-terminal domain-containing protein gives MGFADLSIAEIAADYNLPVEEVFKLCEQLGIAYKTQQSRLALEDAKAIISKILSQKQGSGTDGG, from the coding sequence ATGGGTTTTGCAGACCTGTCCATTGCCGAAATCGCAGCAGACTATAACCTCCCAGTAGAGGAGGTTTTCAAGCTGTGCGAACAATTGGGAATCGCCTATAAAACCCAACAGAGCCGTCTGGCTCTGGAGGATGCCAAGGCCATCATTTCTAAGATTCTGTCTCAAAAGCAGGGATCGGGCACGGACGGAGGGTAA
- the petE gene encoding plastocyanin encodes MRLRMAIPRSLGLLICTILLVVSSFVLSASPASAETYTIKMGTDAGMLKFEPAKLTIKPGDTVKFVNNKLAPHNAVFDDKGVPNGDKALAKDLSHTKLLNSPGESYETTFPADTPAGTYTFYCQPHRGAGMVGKITVEG; translated from the coding sequence ATGAGATTGAGAATGGCAATTCCACGAAGCTTAGGTTTACTAATTTGCACAATTCTGCTAGTAGTCTCTAGCTTTGTGTTGTCAGCTTCTCCTGCATCAGCAGAAACCTATACGATTAAAATGGGCACAGATGCCGGGATGTTGAAGTTTGAACCGGCTAAACTCACAATCAAGCCGGGTGACACAGTAAAATTTGTCAATAATAAACTAGCTCCCCATAATGCTGTTTTTGATGATAAGGGAGTGCCAAACGGAGATAAAGCGCTGGCTAAGGATCTGTCTCACACCAAGTTGCTAAACTCTCCAGGAGAATCCTACGAAACGACTTTCCCCGCTGACACACCAGCAGGCACCTATACGTTCTATTGTCAACCTCACCGGGGCGCTGGGATGGTTGGTAAAATTACAGTCGAGGGTTAA
- the psbV gene encoding photosystem II cytochrome c-550 encodes MLKRYISLALATVIFTFGLLVTQVMAVELTDEVRTVKLNDRGQQVTLNLKQVAEGKRLFNYACASCHAGGVTKTDFNVGLGPDDLAGATPPRDNIAALVDYMHHPTTYDGETAISEVHPSTESSDIYTVMRNLTDDDLFKIGGHILLQPKILGEQWGGGKAVR; translated from the coding sequence ATGCTTAAGCGATACATAAGTCTGGCTTTAGCCACTGTAATTTTCACCTTCGGATTGCTTGTCACTCAGGTAATGGCAGTCGAACTAACTGACGAAGTTCGCACCGTAAAATTAAACGATCGAGGACAGCAGGTGACATTAAACCTAAAACAAGTCGCCGAAGGCAAACGCCTATTTAACTATGCCTGCGCTTCGTGCCATGCTGGGGGCGTTACCAAGACTGATTTCAACGTCGGTCTAGGTCCGGACGATTTGGCTGGGGCAACCCCACCGCGCGACAACATTGCCGCTCTGGTGGATTATATGCATCATCCCACGACCTACGATGGGGAAACGGCAATCTCTGAAGTACACCCCAGCACAGAGAGTTCCGATATTTATACGGTGATGAGAAATCTCACAGATGATGACCTGTTTAAGATCGGCGGTCATATCCTTCTACAGCCGAAAATCCTCGGCGAACAGTGGGGAGGCGGTAAAGCCGTGCGCTAA
- a CDS encoding ABC transporter ATP-binding protein, which translates to MAKELAIQTCGLTKQFDRHIAVNDIDLQVKAGEVYGLIGPNGAGKTTLLRMLAAAEEPTTGEIYINGDRLQRDHSNPTLKRRLGYLPDDFPLYDDLTVWDYLDYFGRLYRLREPHRSQRLREVLELVQLTGKRNSMIATLSRGMKQRLSLARTIIHEPILLLLDEPVSGLDPLARMQFREIIKVLQEAGMTIVISSHVLSDLEELCTSVGIMELGFLVESSPLKELRRRLSRQQIFLSTLGKLESLVSKLRNHPLVEELEVMAGQERVRLYFSGGQEDCAKLLRSLVESDIPLTEFHCTQEDLETIFLKLGHQQAS; encoded by the coding sequence ATGGCAAAAGAACTGGCAATTCAAACTTGTGGACTCACCAAGCAATTCGATCGACATATTGCAGTTAATGATATTGATTTACAGGTAAAAGCTGGTGAAGTCTATGGACTAATTGGACCGAATGGAGCCGGTAAAACAACGTTGCTGCGGATGTTGGCGGCGGCTGAAGAGCCAACAACAGGTGAAATTTATATTAATGGCGATCGCCTGCAACGCGATCACAGCAACCCTACCCTGAAGCGGCGACTCGGCTATCTACCTGATGACTTCCCCCTGTACGACGATTTGACAGTCTGGGACTACCTAGACTATTTTGGGCGTCTCTACCGCTTGCGAGAACCACACCGCAGCCAGCGCCTGCGGGAAGTTTTAGAACTGGTGCAGCTAACGGGTAAGCGCAATAGCATGATTGCCACTCTCTCGCGGGGGATGAAACAGCGCCTGAGTCTGGCGCGGACAATTATTCACGAACCGATTTTGCTGCTATTGGATGAACCCGTTTCGGGATTAGATCCCCTTGCCAGGATGCAGTTTCGGGAAATCATCAAGGTATTGCAGGAAGCCGGGATGACGATTGTCATTTCGTCACACGTCCTTAGTGACTTAGAGGAACTTTGCACCTCAGTAGGCATCATGGAACTCGGCTTTCTCGTAGAAAGTTCGCCACTCAAGGAACTTCGCCGCCGCCTCAGCCGCCAGCAAATTTTCTTGTCTACGTTGGGTAAGCTAGAGTCACTTGTATCAAAGCTGAGAAACCATCCTTTAGTCGAAGAATTGGAGGTGATGGCGGGACAAGAGCGAGTGCGCCTTTACTTTTCTGGGGGTCAGGAAGATTGTGCTAAGTTGTTGCGATCGCTTGTTGAATCTGACATCCCTCTGACCGAATTTCATTGCACTCAGGAAGACTTGGAAACCATTTTCCTGAAGCTGGGACACCAGCAAGCATCATAA
- a CDS encoding A24 family peptidase, with protein MDDLMALPAAAIVFALGASIGSFLNVVVYRLPAGLSILWPPSRCPQCLHRLGKGENVPIVGWLRLQGRCRHCRSKISGRYPLVEAATGMLFLLVFLTFGISVQTLGYWAFFSWLLTLSLIDLDTMTLPNPLTQTGLILGLVFQAIAGFLPAASWAESANHLMSGIVGGVVGIWLFDIIAFAGAIALGRAAMGGGDAKLAAMMGAWLGWKNLLLAGFLACVVGAFAGGGAIALGWLDRHRPMPFGPFLALGALLAAFWGEAIWSAYLQLFFPLN; from the coding sequence ATGGATGATTTGATGGCGTTGCCTGCTGCTGCGATTGTCTTCGCATTGGGTGCCTCAATTGGCAGTTTTCTCAATGTGGTAGTTTATCGATTGCCAGCAGGTTTATCGATTCTTTGGCCCCCTTCTCGTTGCCCGCAATGTCTGCATCGACTGGGTAAAGGTGAAAATGTCCCAATTGTCGGTTGGCTGCGGTTACAGGGGCGCTGTCGCCACTGTAGAAGCAAGATTTCCGGGCGCTATCCACTGGTAGAAGCGGCAACAGGGATGTTGTTTTTGCTAGTTTTCTTGACGTTTGGCATTTCGGTGCAAACGCTAGGATATTGGGCTTTTTTTAGCTGGTTGTTAACACTATCGCTGATCGATTTAGACACAATGACATTGCCCAATCCACTTACTCAAACCGGCTTAATTTTGGGTTTAGTGTTTCAGGCGATCGCCGGTTTTCTGCCAGCAGCAAGTTGGGCAGAAAGTGCAAATCATTTGATGTCAGGCATTGTGGGTGGTGTAGTCGGAATTTGGTTGTTTGACATCATTGCTTTTGCGGGAGCGATCGCTTTGGGACGAGCGGCAATGGGTGGAGGAGATGCTAAACTGGCGGCAATGATGGGAGCCTGGTTGGGCTGGAAGAATTTGCTACTGGCTGGGTTTTTGGCTTGTGTAGTGGGAGCCTTTGCCGGTGGGGGAGCGATCGCGCTTGGCTGGCTTGACCGGCACCGCCCCATGCCGTTTGGTCCCTTCCTAGCACTGGGAGCGCTTTTGGCAGCTTTTTGGGGTGAGGCGATTTGGTCTGCTTACCTGCAACTCTTTTTCCCCCTCAATTAA